One window of the Vigna radiata var. radiata cultivar VC1973A chromosome 1, Vradiata_ver6, whole genome shotgun sequence genome contains the following:
- the LOC106774202 gene encoding aldehyde dehydrogenase family 2 member C4 → MAALSNGNQASSFKIPPIKFTKLFINGQFVDSLSGEEFETIDPSTGELITKIAEGRKEDVDVAVKAARVAFDHGPWPRMPGVERARIMMKWADLILQNIDELAALEAIDAGKLYHFCKVADIPAAAATIRYYAGAADKIHGEVLKASGEFHAYTLLEPIGVVGHIIPWNFPTTMFFVKVSPSLAAGCTMILKPAEQTPLTALYYAHLAKLAGIPDGVLNVVPGFGPTAGAAISSHMDIDMVSFTGSTEVGREIMRAAASSNLKPVSLELGGKSPVIIFDDADVNKAAELALLGIVFNKGEICVAGSRVLVQEGIYDEFEKKLVEKAKAWVVGDPFDPKVQQGPQVDKKQFEKILSYIEIGKKEGATLLTGGKRVGNKGYYIEPTIFSNVKDDMRIVQEEIFGPVMALRKFKTIEDAIKIANSTKYGLASGIVTKSLDTANTVSRSIRAGIVWINCYFIFGNDIPYGGYKMSGFGRDFGLEALHKYLQVKSVVTPIYNSPWL, encoded by the exons gAGAAGAGTTTGAGACAATAGACCCAAGTACAGGGGAATTGATTACGAAGATCGCagagggaagaaaagaagacgTTGATGTTGCTGTGAAAGCGGCACGTGTCGCTTTCGACCATGGTCCATGGCCTCGTATGCCCGGTGTG GAAAGAGCAAGAATTATGATGAAATGGGCAGACTTAATTTTGCAAAACATAGATGAACTAGCAGCATTGGAGGCCATCGATGCTGGGAAGTTGTACCACTTTTGTAAGGTTGCTGACATTCCTGCAGCAGCAGCTACTATACGTTATTATGCTGGTGCAGCAGATAAAATCCACGGGGAGGTCTTGAAAGCTTCTGGGGAGTTTCATGCATATACTTTACTAGAACCAATTGGTGTTGTGGGACACATCATTCCCTGGAACTTCCCTACCACCATGTTTTTTGTCAAGGTTAGTCCTTCCTTGGCTGCCGGTTGCACAATGATCCTCAAGCCTGCTGAACAAACACCTCTCACAGCCTTGTATTATGCTCATCTAGCTAAACTG GCTGGAATTCCAGATGGAGTACTTAATGTAGTACCTGGATTTGGTCCAACTGCAGGTGCTGCAATAAGCTCACACATGGACATTGATATG GTAAGTTTCACAGGTTCAACAGAAGTGGGGCGTGAAATAATGCGTGCTGCAGCTAGCAGTAATTTGAAACCAGTTTCACTTGAATTAGGAGGCAAGTCACCCGTCATAATTTTTGATGATGCTGATGTAAATAAAGCTGCCGAGCTTGCCCTCTTGGGCATCGTATTCAATAAG GGAGAAATCTGTGTTGCAGGTTCTCGTGTGCTCGTCCAAGAAGGAATttatgatgaatttgagaagaaatTGGTGGAGAAAGCAAAAGCCTGGGTGGTTGGTGATCCTTTTGATCCTAAAGTTCAACAAGGGCCTCAG GTTGACAAGAAGCAATTTGAAAAGATCCTTTCCTATATTGAGATTGGAAAGAAAGAAGGGGCCACCCTTTTAACAGGCGGAAAAAGAGTGGGAAACAAGGGTTACTACATTGAACCTACAATTTTCTCCAATGTTAAG GATGACATGCGTATAGTACAGGAGGAGATATTTGGTCCTGTGATGGCCTTGAGGAAGTTTAA GACTATTGAGGATGCAATTAAGATTGCCAACAGTACTAAGTATGGTCTAGCATCAGGCATTGTGACCAAGAGTTTGGACACAGCCAACACTGTGTCAAGGTCCATTCGTGCAGGCATTGTTTGGATCAATTGCTACTTTATCTTCGGGAATGACATTCCTTACGGAGGGTACAAaatgagtggatttggaagagATTTTGGATTGGAAGCTCTACACAAGTATCTACAAGTTAAATCTGTTGTAACTCCCATTTACAACTCTCCTTGGCTTTGA